The proteins below come from a single Syntrophales bacterium genomic window:
- a CDS encoding 2-oxoacid:acceptor oxidoreductase family protein, with translation MLLKTIFAGFGGQGVLFMGYSLAHAAMIEGYYVTYLPSYGVEVRGGTANCTVCISDEEIASPIASEPNYLVVMNKPSLLTFQNRVASGGEIFLNSSIIDTLPSRKDVIIHTIPAVLLAEKVGHTQTQNIVMMGAFIRSTGILTADSYIKGLKQIFGKRKKTAFELNIQAFNTGFEFQ, from the coding sequence ATGCTTCTCAAGACAATATTTGCAGGATTTGGTGGACAGGGTGTGTTATTCATGGGTTACAGCCTTGCACATGCCGCCATGATAGAGGGGTACTACGTAACTTATCTTCCCTCCTATGGAGTGGAGGTAAGGGGGGGAACAGCGAATTGCACCGTATGTATATCTGACGAAGAGATTGCTTCACCCATAGCCTCTGAACCGAATTATCTCGTGGTTATGAACAAACCTTCCCTCTTGACATTCCAGAACAGAGTGGCATCTGGAGGGGAAATATTCTTGAATTCGTCCATCATTGACACATTACCATCGCGAAAAGACGTAATCATCCATACAATCCCAGCAGTACTACTTGCCGAAAAGGTTGGCCACACCCAGACACAAAACATCGTTATGATGGGAGCCTTTATCCGCAGCACGGGTATTCTCACAGCAGACAGCTACATAAAAGGGCTGAAACAGATCTTCGGAAAAAGAAAAAAAACGGCCTTTGAATTAAACATACAAGCCTTTAACACAGGTTTTGAATTTCAATAG
- a CDS encoding thiamine pyrophosphate-dependent enzyme — protein MKKVFAKPKSLKDTPFHYCSGCGHSITHRLIAEVIDELNIADRTIGIPPAGCAVIAYNYFDIDMLESPHGRGCAVATGMKRILPDRIIFTYQGDGDLAAIGTAETIHAANRGENITVIFINNSVYGMTGGQMAPTTLLGQVSTTTPQGRKASIDGYPLHISELLAQLPGTTYIERCAVNSASNILKTRKAIRKAFQYQMDSLGFSLVEILSQCPTNWKMTPLEACRWIDQVMTKEFPLGIIKDKAKKD, from the coding sequence ATGAAAAAGGTTTTTGCAAAACCTAAATCCTTAAAAGACACTCCTTTTCACTACTGCAGTGGTTGTGGTCATAGCATAACCCATCGACTCATTGCAGAAGTAATTGATGAACTCAATATAGCCGACAGAACCATTGGTATACCGCCCGCAGGCTGTGCCGTTATTGCTTACAATTACTTCGACATCGACATGTTGGAATCCCCACACGGGCGTGGTTGCGCCGTTGCAACAGGAATGAAACGTATCCTTCCAGACAGAATCATATTTACCTATCAGGGTGATGGAGATCTAGCAGCCATAGGAACAGCGGAAACCATCCATGCAGCAAACAGAGGAGAAAATATAACGGTCATATTTATAAACAACTCGGTTTACGGAATGACAGGTGGACAGATGGCACCCACCACACTTCTCGGACAGGTATCAACTACCACACCACAGGGAAGAAAAGCATCAATCGACGGTTACCCGTTGCACATAAGTGAACTGTTAGCTCAACTACCTGGTACAACCTACATAGAGCGTTGCGCAGTGAACAGCGCTTCCAATATTTTGAAGACCCGTAAGGCCATAAGAAAAGCCTTCCAGTACCAGATGGATTCCCTAGGCTTTTCACTGGTGGAGATACTATCCCAGTGTCCCACAAACTGGAAGATGACTCCTTTAGAGGCATGTCGCTGGATTGATCAAGTGATGACCAAAGAATTTCCCTTAGGTATAATCAAGGACAAGGCAAAAAAGGATTGA
- the vorB gene encoding 3-methyl-2-oxobutanoate dehydrogenase subunit VorB, translated as MHRILMSGNHAIGEAAIRAGCQFYAGYPITPQNELTEYMAEHMRRVKNGVFIQAESELSAINMVIGASAAGARSMTSSSGPGISLKQEGISELAALELPAVIVNIMRGGPGLGNILPSQADYLQATKGGGHGDYRTIVLAPASVQELADLTMDAFDLADKYRNPVIILADGMMGQMIEPVEFKQPQPRNYSEAYMIRGKGKNKSRFLRALILDAIRMEEHNWKLFRKYQVIESTETRWDTFWTDDAEILVVAYGTAARIAKGAIKRSREMGIAAGLLRPITLWPFPAEALRSFAGKAKTFLVFEMNTGQMLEDVKLALGRSENIKFYGRPGGVIPTPAELAKVIAYEAKQKQ; from the coding sequence GTGCATAGAATATTGATGTCCGGTAATCATGCAATAGGCGAAGCTGCGATCAGAGCAGGATGTCAATTCTATGCCGGTTATCCCATAACGCCTCAGAATGAACTGACCGAATACATGGCAGAGCATATGCGCCGTGTGAAAAACGGTGTCTTTATACAGGCGGAAAGTGAACTTTCGGCTATTAATATGGTCATTGGTGCTTCCGCTGCAGGGGCGCGCTCCATGACCTCCTCATCCGGACCTGGCATTTCGCTTAAGCAAGAAGGCATCTCAGAACTAGCAGCCCTGGAATTACCTGCAGTAATCGTAAACATAATGCGAGGAGGCCCAGGTTTAGGAAATATTCTACCTTCACAGGCCGATTACCTTCAAGCTACAAAGGGAGGCGGCCATGGTGATTACCGGACCATAGTTCTAGCACCTGCGTCTGTTCAGGAACTTGCCGATTTAACGATGGACGCCTTCGATCTCGCAGACAAATACAGAAACCCCGTAATAATACTCGCAGATGGCATGATGGGCCAGATGATAGAACCAGTAGAATTCAAACAGCCTCAACCGCGTAACTACAGCGAAGCTTACATGATTAGGGGCAAAGGAAAAAACAAAAGCCGTTTCTTAAGAGCATTAATACTCGACGCAATACGGATGGAGGAACACAACTGGAAACTCTTCCGTAAATATCAAGTTATTGAATCTACAGAAACACGGTGGGACACATTCTGGACGGACGATGCAGAAATTCTTGTGGTGGCCTACGGAACCGCAGCAAGAATTGCAAAAGGGGCTATAAAGCGTAGCAGAGAGATGGGTATCGCGGCCGGTCTTTTGCGCCCCATTACTCTATGGCCATTTCCCGCTGAAGCGCTGCGCAGTTTTGCAGGAAAAGCAAAGACTTTTCTTGTGTTTGAAATGAACACAGGCCAAATGCTCGAAGACGTTAAACTCGCCCTAGGAAGGTCAGAAAACATAAAATTTTACGGCCGTCCAGGGGGTGTGATTCCCACACCGGCGGAATTGGCGAAAGTAATAGCTTACGAAGCAAAACAAAAACAATGA
- a CDS encoding 4Fe-4S binding protein has protein sequence MKGRIVINPELCKECLLCVNTCPKNNIIPTKDINSKGYHPVAFTNNGTCTGCALCAYVCPEIAIEVWRA, from the coding sequence GTGAAGGGTCGTATTGTCATCAACCCAGAGTTATGCAAAGAGTGTTTACTCTGCGTCAACACCTGTCCAAAGAATAACATAATTCCTACCAAAGATATAAATTCCAAAGGCTATCATCCGGTGGCCTTTACAAACAACGGTACATGCACCGGTTGTGCCTTATGTGCGTATGTGTGCCCTGAAATCGCTATCGAGGTCTGGCGTGCATAG
- the ribD gene encoding bifunctional diaminohydroxyphosphoribosylaminopyrimidine deaminase/5-amino-6-(5-phosphoribosylamino)uracil reductase RibD, whose product MLCLIVVNDDFFMKKALNLARRGAGYVSPNPMVGAVVVKEGRIISEGWHKFYGGPHGEIVALDKIAGNAKGSTLYVNLEPCCHHGQTPPCVNRIIKEKISRVVVGVKDPNPLVSGKGIEILRRNGITTDVGILEDQCRRLNEIFFKYIITGLPFVTVKFAQTLDGRIATTTGDSRWISSLSSLKLAHKLRSEHDAVLVGCETVIKDDPELTVRLVKGRNPIRVILDSHLRTPLTAKIFRSLEKARTMVFTTSRAPADKMEMLKDHGIEVIAVSDDGEGVVNLKELLRTLGHMKISSILVEGGARVITNFIKEHLADRIVVAVAPKIIGKGIEAIGDLQKRFIDEAIQFREKETRKSGEDIIFDIRTGWNAY is encoded by the coding sequence GTGTTATGCTTAATAGTTGTGAACGATGATTTTTTCATGAAAAAAGCTCTGAATCTGGCCCGCCGTGGGGCTGGGTATGTGAGTCCCAACCCCATGGTGGGGGCAGTGGTAGTAAAAGAGGGAAGAATCATTTCAGAGGGGTGGCACAAGTTCTACGGAGGCCCGCACGGAGAGATAGTTGCTCTTGATAAAATCGCAGGCAATGCGAAAGGTTCCACCCTTTACGTAAACCTTGAACCATGCTGTCATCACGGCCAAACTCCCCCATGTGTAAACAGGATAATCAAGGAAAAAATCTCTCGGGTGGTCGTGGGTGTTAAAGACCCAAACCCTCTAGTATCGGGAAAGGGTATAGAAATTCTCCGGAGAAATGGAATTACCACAGATGTGGGTATCCTTGAAGATCAATGTCGCCGACTGAATGAAATTTTTTTTAAATACATAATCACCGGTCTTCCCTTTGTAACCGTAAAATTTGCCCAAACTCTCGACGGTAGAATTGCCACAACCACAGGAGACTCTCGCTGGATAAGTTCTCTATCTTCCCTGAAACTAGCCCATAAACTGAGAAGTGAACATGATGCCGTCCTCGTGGGATGTGAGACAGTCATCAAAGACGACCCTGAATTAACAGTCAGACTTGTCAAAGGGCGAAATCCTATCCGTGTGATATTGGACTCTCACCTCAGAACTCCCTTGACTGCCAAGATATTCAGATCACTAGAAAAAGCAAGGACAATGGTGTTTACCACCAGTAGGGCTCCCGCAGATAAAATGGAGATGTTGAAGGATCATGGCATAGAGGTAATAGCAGTTTCGGATGACGGGGAAGGTGTGGTAAATCTCAAAGAGCTTTTAAGAACACTTGGCCACATGAAAATATCTTCCATTCTGGTGGAAGGTGGTGCGAGGGTTATTACCAACTTTATAAAAGAGCATCTTGCCGACCGCATAGTGGTTGCAGTAGCTCCAAAGATAATCGGTAAAGGCATAGAGGCGATAGGAGATCTTCAAAAAAGGTTCATAGATGAGGCCATCCAGTTTCGGGAAAAAGAAACCAGAAAGAGTGGAGAAGATATCATTTTTGATATCCGAACGGGATGGAACGCATACTGA